The proteins below are encoded in one region of Vicia villosa cultivar HV-30 ecotype Madison, WI unplaced genomic scaffold, Vvil1.0 ctg.002102F_1_1, whole genome shotgun sequence:
- the LOC131637861 gene encoding uncharacterized protein LOC131637861: MLVKEFIVNLSQDCGDGRTGDFHKVYVRRKCIDFSPAVINLYLGRDAEAQPELEVTDNEVCKVITGGKVKKWPIKSKLSASSLNVRYALLHKLDAANWVPTNHTSTIAVGLGRFIYVVGTKTKFDYGTYIFDQTMRHAGTSSTKLPIAFPSLICGIILKQHPGILKSKDSVCKRESALSFHYKLLQRSDDMTSAGTSQPSKSVNKALLIAELKETCQELDNRKIKLEKLIQSLEQSTDDDLAGDNMDEDKGAASGAEEEAEDGEGSEDTGSSDAADSDDNTGGSSDEDSDGSDD; this comes from the coding sequence atgcttgtgaaggaATTTATTGTGAACTTGTCTCAAGATTGTGGTGATGGAAGAACTGGTGATTTTCATAAGGTGTATGTTAGAAGAAAGTGTATAGATTTTTCCCCTGCTGTTATCAACCTATATCTAGGTAGAGATGCtgaggctcaacctgagcttgaagtgactGATAATGAGGTGTGCAAAGTAATCACTGGTGGTAAGGTTAAGAAGTGGCCTATAAAGAGCAAACTGTCTGCTAGTTCTCTTAATGTCAGGTATGCTTTGCTACACAAACTTGATGCTGCTAACTGGGTGCCTACCAATCACACttctaccattgctgttggccTAGGAAGATTTATTTATGTTGTGGGAACCAAGACAAAATTTGACTATGGGACTTATATATTTGATCAAACTATGAGGCATGCTGGTACCTCTTCTACCAAGCTCCCTATTGCATTCCCATCCCTGATATGTGGGATAATCCTCAAGCAACACCCTGGAATTCTGAAAAGTAAAGATTCTGTATGTAAGAGGGAGAGTGCTTTATCTTTTCACTACAAACTGCTCCAGAGGTCTGATGACAtgacatctgctgggacatcacaACCCAGCAAATCTGTGAACAAAGCCCTTCTTATTGCTGAGCTGAAAGAGACTTGTCAGGAGTTGGACAACAGGAAGATAAAGCTTGAAAAGCTCATCcaaagtcttgagcagtctaCAGATGATGATCTTGCTGGTGACAATATGGATGAAGACAAAGGTGCTGCTAGTGGGGCTGAGGAAGAGGCTGAGGATGGTGAGGGCTCTGAGGATACTGGGAGCAGTGATGCTGCTGATTCTGATGACAATACTGGTGGCTCTAGTGATGAAGACAGTGATGGGTCTGATGATTAG